A stretch of Lutra lutra chromosome 9, mLutLut1.2, whole genome shotgun sequence DNA encodes these proteins:
- the LOC125109904 gene encoding thyrotropin-releasing hormone receptor-like: protein MPRPPLAVLVVTLTLVPLVCAVGVAGSAMVVLVVLRSRQMVTPTNCYLVSLAAADLLVLLAAGVPTIAEGASTRVWIFGHAGCLGITYLQYVGINASTGSITAFTVERYLAICHPLRAQTLCTVARAKRIAASVWLGISAYCVLWLFLVDTSETAYADGVQVQCGYRVSRSLYLPIYFLDFALFYALPLGLATAFYLLIARILFVGPLPSEDRGHSGSAHQGRPSGHQRYSSRGKRGALNSRKQVTKMLAVLVLVFALLWLPYRTLVVVNSFLSPPYLSPGFLLFCRLCVYLNSAVNPVIYALMSQRFWEAFHSLFQCQRAGPQLPPQEATPVYYSVIKDCSQIRPGS from the exons ATGCCCCGGCCTCCGCTGGCTGTACTGGTGGTGACCTTGACCCTGGTGCCCCTCGTGTGCGCTGTCGGCGTGGCAGGCAGCGCCATGGTGGTCCTGGTGGTGCTCCGGAGCCGCCAAATGGTCACACCCACCAACTGTTATTTGGTGAGCCTGGCTGCCGCTGACCTGCTGGTGCTCCTGGCGGCGGGAGTGCCCACCATAGCGGAGGGGGCGTCCACCCGGGTTTGGATCTTCGGCCACGCAGGCTGCCTGGGCATCACCTACCTGCAGTACGTGGGCATCAACGCGTCCACAGGCTCCATCACCGCGTTCACCGTGGAGCGCTACCTCGCCATCTGCCACCCGCTGCGCGCCCAAACTCTGTGCACGGTGGCAAGGGCCAAGCGCATCGCCGCATCGGTGTGGCTGGGCATCAGCGCCTACTGCGTCCTCTGGCTCTTCCTGGTGGACACAAGCGAGACGGCGTACGCCGACGGCGTGCAGGTGCAGTGTGGCTACCGCGTGTCACGCTCTCTATACCTGCCCATCTACTTCCTGGACTTTGCGCTCTTCTATGCGCTGCCCTTGGGCCTGGCCACCGCGTTCTACCTGCTCATAGCGCGCATCCTCTTTGTGGGGCCGCTGCCGTCTGAAGACCGGGGACACTCGGGCTCAGCGCACCAGGGTCGCCCCTCTGGCCACCAGCGCTACTCCTCCAGGGGCAAGAGAGGCGCCCTCAACTCCCGGAAGCAG GTCACCAAGATGCTGGCTGTGTTGGTGCTGGTTTTCGCTCTGCTGTGGCTGCCTTACCGCACCCTGGTGGTGGTGAATTCCTTCCTGAGCCCGCCCTACCTCagccctggcttcctgctctTCTGCCGCCTTTGCGTCTACCTGAACAGCGCAGTCAACCCCGTCATCTACGCCCTTATGTCCCAGCGCTTCTGGGAGGCCTTCCACAGTCTGTTTCAGTGCCAGCGGGCCGGTCCCCAGCTCCCGCCCCAGGAGGCCACCCCTGTGTACTACAGTGTCATCAAAGATTGTTCCCAGATCAGGCCGGGCTCTTAG